Proteins from one Cryptomeria japonica chromosome 4, Sugi_1.0, whole genome shotgun sequence genomic window:
- the LOC131032908 gene encoding F-box/FBD/LRR-repeat protein At1g13570-like, with the protein MVRKRSRLTLDDLPDCILPLILSKIPFKQAVHCSLVSKGWKFCWTFAKNLKFPEDFFSSSRSPTEIQNIIDLIFELHSGPLEVFEFNNVRFCCSSDKISDWIHRAALKGVQEIKIVEKVSEIYEVPTAIFLCQNLRSLALKNFLLTNLPDGFGGLADLTTLDLCNVDLNDKIVELMLELCPGLETLILSNCNGLERLKICSKSLIALSISSKIKAITASCPRLTSLTILLDNTETKLDLPACLSLCTNAGLESFTALRTLRRITFLNGLFWRDVKILKEFPDLEQMCVHKGQCSDTDFFQRDDDAILPLENLKWVHLNITYFHHPVPLLSCLFRIAPALKTLLISRKKGFNGVSAEEFINLAWNLQRPSTETKVFLSRCTAREKICVDCDLVNFI; encoded by the exons ATGGTTCGCAAAAGAAGTCGACTAACCCTAGACGACTTGCCAGATTGCATTCTGCCCCTCATTCTCAGTAAAATTCCTTTCAAACAAGCAGTTCATTGTTCACTTGTCTCAAAAGGATGGAAATTTTGCTGGACATttgcaaaaaatctaaaatttccaGAGGATTTCTTTTCTTCATCGCGTAGCCCTACTGAAATCCAAAATATAATAGATCTTATTTTTGAGCTTCATTCTGGTCCGCTTGAAGTTTTCGAGTTTAACAATGTTCGATTCTGCTGTTCAAGTGACAAGATTTCTGATTGGATTCATCGCGCTGCTCTCAAAGGTGTGCAAGAGATTAAGATTGTAGAGAAGGTTTCAGAAATTTATGAAGTTCCGACAGCCATATTTTTATGTCAAAATCTCAGATCTTTGGCTTTGAAGAATTTTCTGCTGACAAATCTTCCAGACGGTTTTGGTGGCTTGGCCGACCTGACAACATTGGATCTTTGTAATGTTGATCTGAATGACAAGATCGTTGAGCTCATGTTGGAATTATGTCCAGGTTTGGAAACCTTAATCCTTAGTAACTGCAATGGACTTGAAAGATTAAAGATATGTTCAAAGAGTCTCATTGCTCTGTCTATCTCCTCTAAAATCAAAGCAATAACAGCAAGTTGTCCGCGATTAACAAGCCTTACAATATTGCTTGATAACACCGAGACGAAATTGGATTTGCCAGCATGTTTAAGCCTTTGTACAAATGCAGGACTTGAATCATTTACAGCTCTAAGAACTCTTAGAAGAATTACCTTTTTGAACGGCTTATTTTGGCGCGATGTAAAGATTCTCAAAGAATTTCCAGACTTGGAACAAATGTGTGTACACAAGGGTCAATGCTCGGAT ACAGACTTCTTTCAGCGTGATGATGATGCAATTTTACCGCTGGAGAATCTAAAGTGGGTTCACCTGAACATAACCTACTTTCATCACCCTGTGCCTCTACTTTCCTGTCTTTTTCGAATAGCTCCGGCTTTGAAAACATTATTAATTTCCCGAAAGAAAGGATTCAATGGCGTTAGTGCTGAGGAATTTATCAATCTGGCTTGGAATCTTCAGCGACCATCTACAGAAACCAAAGTTTTCTTATCACGGTGTACTGCAAGGGAAAAGATATGCGTCGACTGCGATCTTGTGAATTTCATCTGA